From Sinorhizobium sp. B11:
CTGCCCGCCCTCACCCGCCACCGGCTCGAAATCGATCTCCGAGAAGCGTCCGAGCGGGCTTTTCTCGTCGATGAGATAGATCAGCCCGCCGCCGACACCGCGGATCGCAGGAAGCTGCAATTCGCCTTCCACGACGGCCTGGGTGAAAGGCTCGGCATCGAGCGCCAGCGCCCGCGCATAGGCTTGCGCCGCATCCTCGACGACGAGCGCCACCGCATAGGCGAATGTGCCGTGCACGGCATAGGCGGCATTGGCAAAACCCTCGGGATCGACATTGATGAGGATGCGGATATTGCCCTGCTGGAAGAGCGTCACCTTCTTGGAGCGATGCACCGCCGCCTTGCGGAAGCCGAGCGCTTCGAGAATGCCGACAAGCTCCACCGCCTCCTCGTCATCGGTGGCGAATTCGATGAAGCCGACGCCCTTGACGGTGGCGCGCGCGGGCATGTCGATGCCGACTGATGTCTCTACCTTGCGGCGGATCTGATCGGCCAGATAGATCAGCGAGCGGTGGCCATCGGCGGCGATCGCCCGTGTCGAGCCGCCGCGGAACTGGTCGTTGAAGATCTCCAGCGAGAAGAAACCGTCATAGCCTGTCGAGGCCACGGCCTCGGTAAACTCGGTGACGGGAAGATCGCCCTCGCCCGGCATGTTGCGGAAGTGCCGCGACCAGTAGAGCAGGTCCATGTCGATCAGCGGCGCATCGGCAAGCTGGACGATGAAGATCTTCTCTTTCGGGATCGAGCGGATGGAATTGATGTCGATCTTGCGCGACAGCGAGTGGAAACTGTCGAGGATCAGCCCGACATTCTCATGATCGGCGCGGCGCACGATCTCCCAGGCATCGCGATGGTCGTTGACGAAGCGGCCCCAGGCAAGCGCCTCGTATCCCACTTTCAGCCCGCGCTTTGCCGCCCGCTCCCCGAGTTCTCGAAAATCGGCCGCCGCCCGGTCGATGCCGCCAAGCGCCGCCTGCGAGACATTGGAGCAGACGAGCACCATGTCCGTGCCGAGCTCCTGCATGATGTCGAACTTGCGCTCGGCCCGGTCGAAGGTGCGGCTGCGCAAACTCTCCGGCATGCCCTCGAAATCGCGGAAGGGCTGGAAAAGCGTGATCGTGAGGCCGAGATCGCGCGCCATGCGGCCGACATCGGCAGGGCTGCCGTCGAAGGCCAGGAAGTCGTTTTCGAAAATCTCCACGCCGTCGAAGCCGGCGCGCGCGATCGCTTCGAGTTTTTCCGGCAATTCGCCTGACAGCGTCACCGTCGCAATCGAGGTCTTCATACCAAGCATCCTCCTCGTTCGGGCCACGATGGACAAAGCCATCGACCCTCCTGAGGGCATTATGGCGAATGTCGTGAGGATTTCAATTCAATTGATCAAATCAAAAGTCTCATATGATTTTCAAAAACTATGTTGATTTATGAGCGCGCCTCTGGCAAACATGATGCGAACAGTCGGGAGAGGATGACTGTGAGGCCGCCCATGACATCGTCTGGCGGCCGCCAAAAAGGAGGAGGATTCCAATGCTGAAGTCGTTGTTGACGCGGCGTGGCGCCATGCTGGGTGCCGCCGCTCTCGTGGCCGCCATAGGTCTTGCAAACCCGGCCGCTGCCGTCACCCCCGATGAAATCAAGGCCCGCGGCAAGCTGATCGTCGGCATCCAGGGCGACAACCCGCCATGGGGTTTCGTCACCAGCGCCGGCAAGCAGGATGGCTTTGATGCCGATATGGCTGCAGCCTATGCCAAGGAACTCGGCGTCGAAGTCGAGTTCGTGCCGCTCGAAGTCAACAACCGCATTCCGGCGCTGACATCGGGCCGCGTCGACGTGCTCTTCGCCACCATGGCCATGCTGCCGGATCGCGCCAAGGCGGTGCAGTTCAGCCAGCCTTACAATGCCAATGCCATCGTCCTCATCGGCCCCAAGAACAAGTCGATCAAGACCAATGACGATATGGCGAACCTGACCATTTCCGTCGCCAAGGGTGCCGCACAGGACACGCAGGTCACCAAGAATGCGCCGCCGACCGCCACCATCCGCCGCTTCGACGGCGATGCGGCGAGCGTCCAGGCGCTTGTTTCCGGCCAGGTCGATGCGCTCGGCGGCAACATCTTCTACATGGACCGCGTGGAAAAGGCCCGCCCCGGCGAATTCGAAAACAAGCTGGAATTCCAGAAGCTCTATAACGGCGCCTGCACCCGTCTGGGCGAAAAGGAACTCAACGCCTCGATCAATGCCTTCATCGACAAGATCAAGGCCAATGGCGAGCTGAAGGTGATCTACGACAAGTGGATGAAGGTGCCGGTTCCGGAATTCCCGAAGAGCCTCGAAGGCATTTCGTTCACGGCCGGCTGAGCCACAGCTTCCTGCAATCCGAACACCAGGGCGGGCATTTCGATGCCCGTCCACGCCACCCCTATGCCCAAGACCAAGCAACCAGCTTTGCCCCGTTCGAGGTGCGCGACATGACCAGAACCATCTTCGTCCTCAACGGACCGAACCTCAACCTGCTCGGCGAGCGCGAGCCAGCCATCTACGGCTCCACCACCCTTGCCGATATCAGGGAGAAATGCCTGGCGAAGGCGAAAAGCCTCGGTTTCGAGATCGATTTCCGCCAGACCAATTTCGAGGGTGAGCTGGTGGAAAGCGTGCATCAGGCCCGCAAGGAGGCCTGCGGCATCATCATCAATCCCGCCGCCTATACCTTCACCTCGGTGGCACTTCTCGATGCGCTCAAAACCTTCGATGCGCCGAAGATCGAGCTGCATATTTCCAATGTCCATGCCCGCGAGGAGATCTACCATAAATCCCTGATCTCGCGTGTCGCCACCGCCATCATGATCGGCTTCGGCGCCCGCGGCTATGAGCTCGCCATCGAGGCGATGGCCGGAATGGTGGGAGCGGCGAAAGCAGCATGAACTATCAACTGGATTTCACGCCCGTCATCGATGGCCTGCCGAGCCTGCTTCTCGGCTGTCTCGGCACGTTCCTGCTGGCGCTCTGCGGCATGGTGCTTGCCGTCATCATCGGCATCGGCGGCGTGGCGCTGCGGGATTCGCACATCAAGGCGCTGCGCTGGCTGGTGATCGGCTTTGTCGAGCTCATCCGCAACACGCCCTTCCTGGTGCAGATCTTCTTTCTCTTCTTCGCCCTGCCGCTGATCGGCATCAGGCTCGCCCCGACGCCGACGGCAATCATCGCGCTCGGCATCAATGGCGGCGCCTATGCGATCGAGATCATCAGGGGCGGCGTGCAATCCATTCCCAAGGGGCAGATGGAGGCGGGCCTGGCGCTCGGCCTGCACAAGGTGCAGGTGTTCCGGCTGATCATCCTGAAGCCGGCGCTGAGGGCGATCTACCCGTCGCTGACCAGCCAGTTCGTGCTGCTCACCCTGTCCACCAGCATCTGCTCGGCGATCTCCGCCTACGAGCTGACCTCGGTGGCGCAGCGCATCGAATCCGACAGTTTCCGCAGCTTCGAGGTCTATTTCACCATCACCGTGTTCTACCTCGTGATTTCCTGGCTGATGATGCGCCTCTTCGCGCTCTTCTCGGCCCGTTATTTCACCTATCCGGTCAAGTGAGGGCACCATGGGCAGCGAAGAATTCATCTTCCTTCTGATCGGCCTGAAATGGACCGTTCTTCTCTCCGCCGTCGGCTTCGTCTGCGGCTGCCTCGCCGGCCTTGCCGTGGCGCTCGCCCGCACCTCGGGCATGCCGTGGCTCGAGCGGCTGACTTCGGCCTATATCGCCGTCTTCCAGGGCACGCCGCTGTTGATGCAGCTCTTCGTCACCTATTACGGGCTCGCCCTCATCGGCTTCAAGCTCGATGCCTGGGAGGCGGTGGCGATCGGCCTCACGCTCCATGCCAGCGCCTATCTCGGCGAGATCTGGCGCGGCGCGATCGAGGCCGTGCCGCGCGGCCAGACGGAGGCGGCCAAGGCGCTGAGCCTCAAATATGTCTCGCGCATGAAGGATATCATCCTGCCGCAGGCGCTGCGCATTTCGCTTCCGGCCACGATCGGCTTCCTGGTGCAGCTCATCAAGGGCACGTCGCTTGCCTCGATCGTCGGCTTCACGGAGCTGACGCGGGCCGGCAACATCATCTCCAACCAGATCTTCGAGCCGCTCACCGTCTTCGGCATCGTCGGCATCCTCTATTTCCTGATGTGCTGCCCGCTGACCATCCTCGGCGCCCGCCTGGAGCGGCGCTTCAACGCGGCCCACGCGCGCTGATGCTGCGCCCTCACGAATTGGACCAGAGACCATGACATCAGCTCCCGCTCCATCTCCCAATCAGGTCACGATTGGCGAAACCATGATCACCATGAGCCATGTGGAGAAATGGTACGGCGCCTTCCAGGCCCTGCACGATATCAATATCGATGTGCACAAGGGCGAGCGCATCGTGCTCTGCGGCCCCTCGGGAAGCGGAAAATCGACGCTGATCCGCTGCATCAACCATCTCGAGACCTACGAGAAGGGCGAGATCCGCGTCGGCGGCATCCTGCTCGGCAACCAGGCCAAGGCGATCGACGCGATCAGGCGCGAGGTCGGCATGGTCTTCCAGCAGTTCAACCTCTTCCCGCACCTGACCGTGCTGCAGAACTGCATGCTGGCGCCGATGCGCGCACTCGGCGTCGCCAGGGCCGAAGCCGAAGAGCGGGCGCGGACCCTGCTTGCCCGCGTCAAAATCTCCGAACAGGCGGAGAAATATCCGGTGCAGCTGTCGGGCGGCCAGCAGCAGCGCGTGGCGATCGCGCGCGCGCTCTGCATGCGCCCCAAGGTGATGCTCTTCGACGAGCCGACCTCAGCACTCGACCCCGAGATGGTCAAGGAAGTGCTGGATACGATGATCAGCCTTGCCGAGGAAGGCATGACGATGATCTGCGTGACCCATGAAATGGGCTTTGCCCGCCAGGTCGCCAACCGGGTGATCTTCATGGCAAGCGGCGCGATCGTGGAAGAGGCGCCTCCGGCCGAATTCTTCACCAATCCGCGCCACGAGCGCACCCGCAAATTCCTCGGCGAAATCCTGCGCAACTAGCTCTGCGCGAAGACCGGGAGAAGCTCCATGTCAAAACGCCCCCTTGCTATCGCCGTCATGGGCGCCGGGCTGATCGGCAAGCGCCATATCGAAGGCGTGCTGGCCGAGCCGCGCACCACCCTTGCCGCCATCATCGACCCCTCGCCCGCCGCGCGTGACGAAGCCCGCGCAAACGGCCTGCCCTGGTTTGCAAGCCTTGCCGAGGCGCTCGCTGAAAACCGCCCCGATGGCGTCATTGTCGCAACCCCCAACCAGCTGCATGTGGCAAATGCCGACGATGTGGTGGCAGCCGGCATCCCCGTCCTCATCGAAAAGCCTGTTGCCGACGATGCGGCGGCTGCAGCCGGCCTTGTCGGCCGCGCGGAAGAAGCCGGCGTGCCAATCCTCGTCGGCCACCACCGCCGCCACAACCCGATCATCCGGGAAGCCAAGCGCCTGATGGAAAGCGGCCGGCTCGGCCGCATCCGCTCCATCAACGGCAGCTTCTGGGTCGCCAAGCCCGATGACTATTTCGAGGTCAAATGGCGCCGCGAACCCGGCGCCGGCCCGATCTTCATCAACCTCATCCACGATGTCGATCTCTTCCGCCATCTCATCGGCGAAGTCGAAAGCGTGCATGCGATGGAAAGCAATGCCGCGCGCGGCCATGCGGTCGAGGATACCGCAACCGTGCTCCTGCGTTTTACAAACGGCGCGCTCGCCACACTGAGCGCCACCGACGCCGTGCCCTCGCCCTGGAGCTGGGAGCGGAGCTCGGGCGAAAACCCCGGCTTCCCCAGGGAAAACCAGTCCTGCTACCAGATCGGCGGCACTGAGGGCGCGCTCACGATCCCCGATCTCACCCTCTGGAGCAATGAAGGCCGCCCCGACTGGCGCGAGAAGCTGACGCAAGAGCGCCTGCCCGTCACCCCGGCCGACCCGCTCACCCTGCAGCTCCGGCATTTCTGCGATGTCATCGAAGGTACGGCCACCCCCCTCGTCAGCGGCCGGGAAGGCCTCGCCACGCTCGAGGTCATCGAGGCGATCAAGGCCTCCGCCAACACCGGAAGGACTATATTCCTAAAAGGCAAATCCCATGATTAGCGGCACCACACGGCTGATCGCCCATCTCGGCTATCCGACGGAAAGCTTCAAGGCGCCGCTGATCTACAATCCCTATTTCGAGGAACAGGGCATCGACGCCGTCGTCGTGCCCATGGGCTGCCGGCCGGAAGACTACCCCGCCTTCCTGAAACTCGTCTTCCGCCTCTCCAACATCCACGGCGCCCTCATCACCATGCCGCACAAGATCCCGACCATGGATCTGCTCGACGAAATCTCCACCAACGCCCGCGTCGCCGGCTCCTGCAACGCCATCAAGCTCGGCCCCGACGGAAAACTGATCGGCGACATGTTCGACGGCGAAGGTTTCGTGCGGGGCCTCAAGCGCAAGGGCCAGACGATATCAGGCGCCAAAGCCCTCCTCATCGGCGCCGGCGGCGTCGGCTCGGCCATCGCCGCCTCCCTCGCCTCCGCCCAAATCGGCCACCTCGCCCTCCACGACGACAACAAGGCGGCGCTGGAAGGCTTGAAGACCCGCCTCAACACCTGGTATCCCGCAACAAGGGTCACGACAGGCTCCAGCGACCCCCAAGGATTCGACATCGTCATCAACGCCACACCGCTCGGCATGCGCAAGGATGATCCGCTGCCGCTGGATGTGAGCAGGCTCTCGGCCGGGACTTTCGTGGGTGAAGTGGTGATGAAGGAGGAGATTACGCCGTTTCTGGCGGCGGCGCGGGAGCGAGGATGCCGGTATCAGGTGGGGACGGATATGCTGTTTGAGCAGATACCGGCCTATCTGGAGTTTTTTGGGTTTGCGACGACGACCGCGGAGCATTTGCGGCGGGTGGCGCGGTTGTGAGGGGAGACGCGCAGCAAATCTGTCGCGCGTTAGACGGGTACAGACTTGCAAGCCGCTTGGAGGTCTTGATGCCTCCAACATCTGCGAATCGGTGCACGTTGCTTCAACAGATCGTTCCGCGTTCAAATCACAGAGGTGAGCCTAGTGAGGTGCGGACTCACCCCAATTGGGTAGCAGACGGGATATCGCATATCTGACATCGTTAAAGTTGCAGAGGACGAAAGATAACGTCTTTGCACGATGTGAGAGGGCGCAACGATGGAAACGGAAAATTTAGAGATACTTTCATCAAAAGTTGATGATCTATCGAAACGACTAGATAATCTAGATCAATCTCTGCAGAAAAACGAACAAACTTGGTATAAACACGTACCGACCTTTATTTCGATTGCGGCATTATTGTTTTCATTCGGAACAACTTATGTTTCATACAAACACACAACAGAGCAAGATATTCAGAATCTAAGGACAGAGTTAAGAGGAATGCTCCAGCGCCTTGTGGCATTACCTAAGGAAAATCTGGAGGCCTTTAAGAAATACAAGGACGATCCACTGGCTTTTGGACTAGTGTCTGGCTTCATTGCTCAGGAAAACAATCTGCTATCAAAGCAGGCTGAAGATACAATAAGCAGATTGCCCGCATATCGCATTTCGCCTACCGACTATTTTGCGGTAGCAACAGCTTTAACAAATTCTCGTTATTACGACCTTGCGATGAAATTGCTTGCGAAGGCGTTGGAAGCCGCAAACGGCTTGGATGACGAAGTCGGTTCGTTGCGAAATCTGGCTAATTTGATGTTCCTGACTGGAAGAGTCGGCGACGGAAGGGCCACGTATCAAAAAGCTCTCGACATTTTCGCCAAGTACAAAGGCTTCGATAACTTCACCGAAGCATCGACTAATGCGCTGACTGAGATCAATTGGGCCATGTCAGAAGCGAGCACAAACTCCTTTGATATAGCCCGTCAACACCTCGAACGTGCGGATCAAATCGCGTTGACCCTTCCACTTGGTGCCGGTTCTGAATTGCTAAAATCTCAGGTTTCGCAAGCGAGGAATCAAATCTTTTCAGGAGCGAGTTTACCGACAGTGGTAACAGTGCCCGCGATGGCACTTACACCTACTCAAGGTTCCAAACCGTAGCCCGTCAACAGATTAACGAAGACGCTTGTAGCGGAGCTTTTGACGCAGCACGTGGTCACGTCCGTAAATTCGCTCCATACTCTCCACCTAGCACGCATACGTCGCCTTATGTCTATCTTTGCAGAGCGGCAAGGGCACCATCTGCATCGCTTTCGGTCGCTTGGGATAGGAAATGCAGAATGCTTGGCGAGGAGCAGATCTTCCGCACTCGCCACAGTGCCGTCGTCGGTAAATGTGATGGGGTGGTGACACGCTCTAGGTGAAAATTAGCAAAGAAAAACCCCGCCGAAGCGGGGTTTCTGTCATTGTGCGGCGTAAGCCTCTGTCGAGGCGGCCTTTCGACGATTATTTCGAAGCGACTGCTCCGTTCGGCTTTTTGTCTCCGCCGGACGCAGCACGTTCAGCTTCGACTGCTGCTTCAAGATCGAGTCCATCGACTGCTGATCCTGCTTCTTGCTGCTGTTCTTCTGCTGTTTCGTCATCGGTGTCACCTTCGTTGGTTGCGGCGCCAATAGTCTCAAGCTTCCGAAGAGTCAAATTCCTTTGCGGGTGCCTCGCTAAATCGCCAAGCTCCTTCACAAGATTCATCTCAGCATCTTCGGCCATTCTTACCCTATTGAATAGCGATTGAGCCTCTAACGAATCGATAACAAAGGCGTGACTTGAATACGTTTGCGAGAGCAGATCCAACGCGTCCGGCCTCATGTTGTTCCACTTGAGGTTCAGCCGTTTTCCGTAGTCTTCCCCGATACGCATCGCTCTTGATCGCGAGCCGACTTCTTCGGGATCGATCCGAGCAAAAACTGGACCATACAAAGCGCCCACGATTTCCGTTGCGGCATGCGAGGCAGTCTGGAATGAAACAACACCGCCGCTTGAGCTGATTATCTCAAGCGTAGAACTGATAAAAGTATCGCGAGCGCGGGTTTCAAGGGCGGAGAACGCCTCACTGATGTTCAGGCCGGATTCCATTCCTGCCAACTGGTCTGTTTTGGTCAATTGTATGTCCAGCGGACCAAGCTCGCCGTACGGCGCGAAAATCACGTCGTGCGCTCCAATCGCAAACAACGTACCAGCACTCTTACAAAGACCAGAGATCAAAACTGAAAATCGGTCATACCTATGCTGTAGATAGCGAGCCATTTTATATGCGGCGTCTGGGTCGCCCCCGCCTGTCACCATCACCACCATACATTCGTCGGACTTCTTTGTTTCCGCGACCATGTTGATGAACCGCAAATCGGCGCGGCGGCTGATTTCGCCGTTGTACAGAAAAACGTCCATTGCCCCCTCAGAAGCGCATTATGCGCTTTGACCTTAGCTTGCCCGATAAAAGTTGGAATCTCAAGCTTGCCTCACGCTGACGTCCGATTTCGGCCTCACCTGAACCATCACCCATTATCAACGGATGGGTGTCAGACCCTCTCCTCACCCTCGCCTACAACTTGCACCCCTTCGAAAGCGCCGCACTCTCCATCGCCGAAACCTTGCCCTTCGACACCGCGACCTCGCCTTCCTTGTCCCCGCCGGCCACACTCCCGATCGGCACACCCACCAGAAACACCCCGAAAGCATCGCCATTGGCCGCCGAGATCTGCTGCTTCGACAGGTCGTCGAGCTTCTTCTTTTCCGTCGTGTGGAGCTGGGCGATCTGCGGGCAGCCGAGATTGGTATAGGCCTGCATCGGGATGTCGGCCTGGACGATGGCGTCAGGTCTTTTCGCGCAAGCGGCGAGTGTCGCGGCAAGAGCCACGGCGAGAATGAGTTTTTTCATTAGATAACCCCAGTTAGCGGCCGATTTCTAGCATTGCCGCCCGCCTGGCGCGAGTAACTGACAGGAACAACCACAGGAGAATTATCGGGTGCCGCCGGCGGCTTTTCGGCCGCCGGCCCTGCCGTTCAGGTGCACCCGCCCCTCGGAGAGGCCCTCAAAGTGGATTGATGTAATTCATGATCGCCACCTGCCGCAGCACCACGCGGCGGATGATGTGGGTCGCCTTCACATGGTCGGTGAAGATTGCCGCCGTGCCGGTGGCGCCGGCCGGCAGGCTGGCGGCGAAGGCCTGGTCGTCGAGGCGCACGCGCACGACGAGCGGCGCGGTCAGGATCGCCGATGGGGCGATGGCGCTGCCGGATGTCTGGGTCTGGCCGCTGGCGACGGCCTGGATGACCGTTTCCACCTTGCCGGTGAAGATGCGGCCGGGCGCGAACTTGAAGGTGATTTCCACGGCCTGGCCCGGCTCGATATAGCGCGCGTTGATCTGGGCGATCTCCACCCCGATAAGCGTATCCGACGTATCGATGAAGGCCATGACGGGCGCAAGCGGCAGGCTGGAGACGCGCGCTCCCGAGCGCAGCGCCAGATTGGTGACATAGCCATCGGCCGGCGCGCGCACCACCGTCTTGTCGAGATCCCATTGGGCGCCGGCGATTTCGGCGGTCAGCTGCTCCACCTCCGCCTGCCGCTGCTCGACATCATAGGCGCGCCCCGCGCCCGTCGTCTGCAGCCGCGTGGTTTCTTCCAGCCGCTGCCGGTTGAGGCCGAGCTGCGCCTTCAGTGCATCGAGCTTGGCCTGATAGGGCTGCGGATCGATCCTGAACAGGGTGTCGCCGGCCTTCAGGGCCACGTTCGCCTTGACCGGCACATCGGTCACCTCACCCGCGACATTGGGCACGATCGCCACCGAATTGCGCACCACGAGCGCATTGCCCTGCGGCGCGCCCCAGCCCATGGGAATGAACAGGCCGACGAGCAGAAACAGGAAGACGAGGATGGGCGAGATCTTCCAGAACAGGTTGAAGCTGATGATATTCAGCTTCACCAGCAGGAAGAGGATCACGAGATAGGTGTTGAGCAGGACGACGATCATGGCGCCCGCTCCGGCGCCGCCTTGCGGGGAATATCGACATAGGCCCAGATGAGAACGAGCGGCCAGAGCGCAAAGCCGAGAAAGAGCGTCACCCAGCCGCCGACGGTGACCGCCTCCTTCCAGGGATGGTCGCGGCGCCTGGCGATCATGCCGGGAAGCATCGCCAGAAAGACGACGACGAAGACCGTGCTGGCGATCAGCACGATCAGCACGATCCAGGCGAAGATATCGATGCCACTCATCCCTCACTCCGTTGACGATACCAGACGGCATTTTTACCAGGACAAACCGGCTTCCCGGACAGCGTCCTCGAAAGCGATCCTCGCCAGGTAGCTGGGCGACCAGCTTTTCAAGACATCGCCGCAAGTGGCGACGGCATGGCGATAGGCCGCTTCGCGCACCGGCCACCTGTCTGCCA
This genomic window contains:
- a CDS encoding DUF3302 domain-containing protein, which translates into the protein MSGIDIFAWIVLIVLIASTVFVVVFLAMLPGMIARRRDHPWKEAVTVGGWVTLFLGFALWPLVLIWAYVDIPRKAAPERAP
- the aroQ gene encoding type II 3-dehydroquinate dehydratase produces the protein MTRTIFVLNGPNLNLLGEREPAIYGSTTLADIREKCLAKAKSLGFEIDFRQTNFEGELVESVHQARKEACGIIINPAAYTFTSVALLDALKTFDAPKIELHISNVHAREEIYHKSLISRVATAIMIGFGARGYELAIEAMAGMVGAAKAA
- a CDS encoding DUF982 domain-containing protein, giving the protein MAKDGGGDDLSPGPWNVCVLVRSAEHDGFEFVSSARQALARLADRWPVREAAYRHAVATCGDVLKSWSPSYLARIAFEDAVREAGLSW
- a CDS encoding sugar phosphate isomerase/epimerase and 4-hydroxyphenylpyruvate domain-containing protein, giving the protein MKTSIATVTLSGELPEKLEAIARAGFDGVEIFENDFLAFDGSPADVGRMARDLGLTITLFQPFRDFEGMPESLRSRTFDRAERKFDIMQELGTDMVLVCSNVSQAALGGIDRAAADFRELGERAAKRGLKVGYEALAWGRFVNDHRDAWEIVRRADHENVGLILDSFHSLSRKIDINSIRSIPKEKIFIVQLADAPLIDMDLLYWSRHFRNMPGEGDLPVTEFTEAVASTGYDGFFSLEIFNDQFRGGSTRAIAADGHRSLIYLADQIRRKVETSVGIDMPARATVKGVGFIEFATDDEEAVELVGILEALGFRKAAVHRSKKVTLFQQGNIRILINVDPEGFANAAYAVHGTFAYAVALVVEDAAQAYARALALDAEPFTQAVVEGELQLPAIRGVGGGLIYLIDEKSPLGRFSEIDFEPVAGEGGQDDAGLRQVDHIAQTVSYDEMLTWLLFYTSIFETRKTPVVDIIDPSGVVRSQVIENEAGTLRITMNGAENRRTLAGHFIAEKFGSGIQHLAFSTDDIFATAERLRAKGFKPLPISPNYYDDVEARFGLEPELTERLKAENILYDRDGEGEYFQLYSGTYGEGFFFEVVERRSYRGYGAPNAIFRIAALKKQMRPEGVPRDAG
- a CDS encoding tetratricopeptide repeat protein; this encodes METENLEILSSKVDDLSKRLDNLDQSLQKNEQTWYKHVPTFISIAALLFSFGTTYVSYKHTTEQDIQNLRTELRGMLQRLVALPKENLEAFKKYKDDPLAFGLVSGFIAQENNLLSKQAEDTISRLPAYRISPTDYFAVATALTNSRYYDLAMKLLAKALEAANGLDDEVGSLRNLANLMFLTGRVGDGRATYQKALDIFAKYKGFDNFTEASTNALTEINWAMSEASTNSFDIARQHLERADQIALTLPLGAGSELLKSQVSQARNQIFSGASLPTVVTVPAMALTPTQGSKP
- a CDS encoding efflux RND transporter periplasmic adaptor subunit, translated to MIVVLLNTYLVILFLLVKLNIISFNLFWKISPILVFLFLLVGLFIPMGWGAPQGNALVVRNSVAIVPNVAGEVTDVPVKANVALKAGDTLFRIDPQPYQAKLDALKAQLGLNRQRLEETTRLQTTGAGRAYDVEQRQAEVEQLTAEIAGAQWDLDKTVVRAPADGYVTNLALRSGARVSSLPLAPVMAFIDTSDTLIGVEIAQINARYIEPGQAVEITFKFAPGRIFTGKVETVIQAVASGQTQTSGSAIAPSAILTAPLVVRVRLDDQAFAASLPAGATGTAAIFTDHVKATHIIRRVVLRQVAIMNYINPL
- a CDS encoding amino acid ABC transporter ATP-binding protein, producing the protein MITMSHVEKWYGAFQALHDINIDVHKGERIVLCGPSGSGKSTLIRCINHLETYEKGEIRVGGILLGNQAKAIDAIRREVGMVFQQFNLFPHLTVLQNCMLAPMRALGVARAEAEERARTLLARVKISEQAEKYPVQLSGGQQQRVAIARALCMRPKVMLFDEPTSALDPEMVKEVLDTMISLAEEGMTMICVTHEMGFARQVANRVIFMASGAIVEEAPPAEFFTNPRHERTRKFLGEILRN
- a CDS encoding amino acid ABC transporter permease gives rise to the protein MGSEEFIFLLIGLKWTVLLSAVGFVCGCLAGLAVALARTSGMPWLERLTSAYIAVFQGTPLLMQLFVTYYGLALIGFKLDAWEAVAIGLTLHASAYLGEIWRGAIEAVPRGQTEAAKALSLKYVSRMKDIILPQALRISLPATIGFLVQLIKGTSLASIVGFTELTRAGNIISNQIFEPLTVFGIVGILYFLMCCPLTILGARLERRFNAAHAR
- a CDS encoding shikimate dehydrogenase — translated: MISGTTRLIAHLGYPTESFKAPLIYNPYFEEQGIDAVVVPMGCRPEDYPAFLKLVFRLSNIHGALITMPHKIPTMDLLDEISTNARVAGSCNAIKLGPDGKLIGDMFDGEGFVRGLKRKGQTISGAKALLIGAGGVGSAIAASLASAQIGHLALHDDNKAALEGLKTRLNTWYPATRVTTGSSDPQGFDIVINATPLGMRKDDPLPLDVSRLSAGTFVGEVVMKEEITPFLAAARERGCRYQVGTDMLFEQIPAYLEFFGFATTTAEHLRRVARL
- a CDS encoding Gfo/Idh/MocA family oxidoreductase, which produces MSKRPLAIAVMGAGLIGKRHIEGVLAEPRTTLAAIIDPSPAARDEARANGLPWFASLAEALAENRPDGVIVATPNQLHVANADDVVAAGIPVLIEKPVADDAAAAAGLVGRAEEAGVPILVGHHRRHNPIIREAKRLMESGRLGRIRSINGSFWVAKPDDYFEVKWRREPGAGPIFINLIHDVDLFRHLIGEVESVHAMESNAARGHAVEDTATVLLRFTNGALATLSATDAVPSPWSWERSSGENPGFPRENQSCYQIGGTEGALTIPDLTLWSNEGRPDWREKLTQERLPVTPADPLTLQLRHFCDVIEGTATPLVSGREGLATLEVIEAIKASANTGRTIFLKGKSHD
- a CDS encoding amino acid ABC transporter permease, producing MNYQLDFTPVIDGLPSLLLGCLGTFLLALCGMVLAVIIGIGGVALRDSHIKALRWLVIGFVELIRNTPFLVQIFFLFFALPLIGIRLAPTPTAIIALGINGGAYAIEIIRGGVQSIPKGQMEAGLALGLHKVQVFRLIILKPALRAIYPSLTSQFVLLTLSTSICSAISAYELTSVAQRIESDSFRSFEVYFTITVFYLVISWLMMRLFALFSARYFTYPVK
- a CDS encoding transporter substrate-binding domain-containing protein, with the translated sequence MLKSLLTRRGAMLGAAALVAAIGLANPAAAVTPDEIKARGKLIVGIQGDNPPWGFVTSAGKQDGFDADMAAAYAKELGVEVEFVPLEVNNRIPALTSGRVDVLFATMAMLPDRAKAVQFSQPYNANAIVLIGPKNKSIKTNDDMANLTISVAKGAAQDTQVTKNAPPTATIRRFDGDAASVQALVSGQVDALGGNIFYMDRVEKARPGEFENKLEFQKLYNGACTRLGEKELNASINAFIDKIKANGELKVIYDKWMKVPVPEFPKSLEGISFTAG